From the genome of Methanofollis sp. UBA420:
TCCACCGCATCTTTCGCCATCACCTTCGGCATCAGCACGATTATGATCCCCTCCTCGCCGAACATCTCCTCGGCATGGGGGCCGAAGTGCCCGGCGACCACGGCGTCAACCCCCTCTCTCATCATCTGATCGGCGGCGGCCATGCCGGCCCCCTGTGCCACGCGGCAGGCATCGTTCGCCACGGTCTCGACCGTGCCGATCGCACCCCCCTCCACCTCGACAAAAGTGAATGTGTCGGCACGGCCGAAATCGGTGGCCACAACGGCGTCAAGGCCGCCCTCTCCATCGGTTGCTACGGCGATCTTCATACAAAACCCTTTTCGCACATCAGATAAAGCGCTTGCCCCCCTCCTGCCGGCCGGAAAATCATGTGCAGCCGCCGTTCCCGGATAGAAAATTCTTTAATTGGAGGTATTCTATCTCTATGGGAATGGCAAAGAAGAGCGCAAAAGAACAGGAGCCAATGAAGTTATTCTATATTTTCTACAGCGAAGAACGCTGGAATAACTGGTTGTCCACCCTCAGGGAGGCGGACTTCGAGGGTGGCGACGACGAGGAGGAGATGCCGCAGGGCTTCCAGACCCTCCAGAGTTTTGTCGAGGACGTCACCATCTCGGTCCTGAAGATCGTGAAACTCTACCAGAACGAGCGGTTCAGCAAGGAAGATGCGCTCGAGAAACTCGAGGGCGTCGAGAATATCGTGATGGCCGGCCTCCCTGAAGACGACCCCCTCGTCGATATCGTCGGAGACGTGCAGATCTCTCTGCTTGCGCTCTTTGCATCCTGCAGGACATTCCTTGAGGGCGACTATGAGGCCGATCCGAAGGCTCTCGTCAAGGACGGGAGAAAGGCGGCCGACGACGAACCCGAGGTCGCCCTGGACATGGCGGCAAAACTCGGCGCACAGATCATCAACGGAGGCAAGTGGAGCGCCACTTACCTCAAGAGCAAGGGGGACCCGACCGTCTTCGACGAGTGGCTCACCGAGATCGAGACGATGTCGGAGGCCGTGCAGTCCCTGAAGAAGTTCGACGAAGAGCCCGGTGAAGGGACGTGATCGCAGACAAGGCCCGGTTCCGCGCAAGCAGGAAGATTGAACGAGTTACGGGAGTCCGCCTCCCCGACCGGGTCTTCAACACTGCATTTCTGGAAGCGGTCGCCCCGGCGATGGGCAACCGCGCCCTCGATACCCGCGTGCGGGAGCAACTCCTCAATATCCACCGGGACTTTCTCGCCTGCAAGTGCAGGGACAACCCGAACTGCGGGTGTCCTGAGAAGAAGTTTGCAAAGACGATCCTCGAATACAGGGAGACCGGCCTCGACCACCGCCAGATCGCGGATGCGATCCTGGACGAATATGGCATCGATGTCTTCCCTGCCGATATACTCTCGTTCCTCGAAGAGATGGTCCACACCCTCGAAGTGGTCAAGGAGGTGGCCAGGATCGAGGGGAAAGAGGGCCTGATGAAGGAGACGGACAGGCATATCAAAGCGGTGGAGCGGTGATCACCGCAGGCCTGCAGGATCCCTTCTTTCATCTCCAGAACAAATAGCGATTATTGATGTTATTTTTGCGAATATAGGGGGAGTCGGCACTGATGCCGCCCCTCATACTCCCATCTGCCCGATGACCCTCGCGATCGCCGACGCCGCGTCGCCCTTCCCGAAGACATCTGAGCGCTCAATTTCTGGCACGAACTCGCGGGCGGCCCGCACGATCACGTCGTGGTCGCTCCCCACGAGGATGTTCCAGCCGTCCTGCACGGTCTCGACCCACTCGGTCGTCTCCCGCATCGTGATGCAGGGGACACCGAGGACATAGGCCTCCTTCTGGACGCCGCCCGAGTCGGTGAGGATCGTCTGTGCGCCGCTTTCAAGGGCGAGCATCTCCAGGTAGCCGACAGGTTTGATGAACGTGATCCGGCGGTTTGCCTCCTCATAGAGGCCGAAACCCTTGAGCATCTTCTCGGTCCGCGGGTGGCAGGGGAGGACGACGTCGCCGATATCGCCGAGCGCCCGCATGATCGCGGCGAGTTTTACCGGGTCGTCGGTGTTCTCCGCGCGGTGGACGGTGGCGAGGCGGTATGTCCCCGCGGAGAGGCCGAGATCGGCAAGGACAGGGGAGGCCTGCGCCACCCGCGTGTGCTCCAGGAGGGCGTCGACCATCACGTCGCCGGTGAGGTGGACGCCTCTGGTGATTCCCTCTGACCTCAGGTTCTCGACGGCGGTCTGTGTGGGGCAGAGGAGGAGAGTGGAGATGTGGTCGGTGAGGACGCGGTTGATCTCCTCCGGCATCCGCCGGTCGAAACTCCGCAGGCCTGCCTCGACATGCGCGACAGGCACATGGAGCTTTGCCGCCGCGAGGGCGCCTGCAAGGGTGGAGTTCGTGTCGCCGTACACGAGGACGCAGTCTGGCGTCTCCTGCAGGATCAGATCCTCGATCGCGGCGAGCATCGCCCCGGTCTGGTGGCCGTGGGTGCCCGAACCGATGCCCAGGTTGTGGTCAGGGTGCGGGATCCCGAGTTCCTCGAAGAA
Proteins encoded in this window:
- a CDS encoding NifB/NifX family molybdenum-iron cluster-binding protein is translated as MKIAVATDGEGGLDAVVATDFGRADTFTFVEVEGGAIGTVETVANDACRVAQGAGMAAADQMMREGVDAVVAGHFGPHAEEMFGEEGIIIVLMPKVMAKDAVERYLKVA
- a CDS encoding DUF2150 family protein produces the protein MGMAKKSAKEQEPMKLFYIFYSEERWNNWLSTLREADFEGGDDEEEMPQGFQTLQSFVEDVTISVLKIVKLYQNERFSKEDALEKLEGVENIVMAGLPEDDPLVDIVGDVQISLLALFASCRTFLEGDYEADPKALVKDGRKAADDEPEVALDMAAKLGAQIINGGKWSATYLKSKGDPTVFDEWLTEIETMSEAVQSLKKFDEEPGEGT
- a CDS encoding DUF5814 domain-containing protein; translated protein: MIADKARFRASRKIERVTGVRLPDRVFNTAFLEAVAPAMGNRALDTRVREQLLNIHRDFLACKCRDNPNCGCPEKKFAKTILEYRETGLDHRQIADAILDEYGIDVFPADILSFLEEMVHTLEVVKEVARIEGKEGLMKETDRHIKAVER
- the wecB gene encoding non-hydrolyzing UDP-N-acetylglucosamine 2-epimerase; translation: MKILTVVGARPQFIKCAPVSRELRKEHEEVLVHTGQHYDREMSDLFFEELGIPHPDHNLGIGSGTHGHQTGAMLAAIEDLILQETPDCVLVYGDTNSTLAGALAAAKLHVPVAHVEAGLRSFDRRMPEEINRVLTDHISTLLLCPTQTAVENLRSEGITRGVHLTGDVMVDALLEHTRVAQASPVLADLGLSAGTYRLATVHRAENTDDPVKLAAIMRALGDIGDVVLPCHPRTEKMLKGFGLYEEANRRITFIKPVGYLEMLALESGAQTILTDSGGVQKEAYVLGVPCITMRETTEWVETVQDGWNILVGSDHDVIVRAAREFVPEIERSDVFGKGDAASAIARVIGQMGV